CTTCAGCCGGCGGGCAATGGTGCGGCGCAGGCGCGTCATCTTCACGCGCTCTTCACGCGGGTCGTCCTGACGCGGCGGGCGCGGGGCGGCGGCAGGAGCAGCCGCGCGCGGCTGTGAGAGGAAGCTCTGCACGTCGCCCTTGGTGATGCGCCCGTCCTTGCCCGTGCCGGTGCCGACCTGGGCGGGCGTTACACCCTGCTCGGCCATGGCCTTGCGCGCGGCGGGGAAGGCCACGTTGGCCGCACCCTGTGCCGCCACATCGGATGGCGGGGTGGCAGGCCGCGCCACCGGGCCCGGGGTTGCGGGCTGGGCCTGCACGCCAGCGGGGGCGGCTTCCTTCTTGGGCGCGGGGGCGGCAGCAGCCTTGGGGGCTGCGCCACTACCGGCCTCGATGGTGGAGAGTACGGTGCCCACTTCCACTTCGGCGCCTTCAGGCACCAGCAGCGGGCCAAGCACGCCAGCCTGCGGGGCGGGCACTTCCACGCTGACCTTGTCGGTTTCCAGCTCCACCAACGGGTCATCCTCGTTCACGGCGTCACCCGGCTGCTTGAGCCACTTGGCGATGGTTGCCGTGGTTACGCTTTCACCCAGTGTCGGTACCTTGATCTCGGCAGACATTTCCTGTTTCCCAATCCCTTGGCCGCCCCTGCCCCAACCGGGCTGCGGGGCGGCCCTATTCGTTATTTGGGGGTGCGGCCGGCAGGCCGCCCCCGTGTTGTGTGTGCTCTATCCGGCCCGTATCAGGCGCTGACGCCCAGCGCCTTGTTCACCAGTGCCGCCTGCTCGGCCACATGCACCTTGGCCAGACCCGTGGCCGGGCTTGCCGCCGCAACCCGCCCCACAAAGGTCGGGCGCGTGCTTTTGTGGCCAATATCGGTCAGCACGCCCTCGATCAGGCGATCGACAAAGGTCCAGCCGCCCATGTTCTCGGGTTCTTCCTGGCACCAGATCACCTTGGCCTGCCTGTAGCGGGCCAGTTCCTCGCCCAGCATCTTGGCCGGGAAGGGATAGAACTGCTCAAGGCGCAGGATGGCGACGTTATCGAGCTTGCGCTCGCGGCGCTCGGCCAGCAGGTCATAATAGACCTTGCCCGAGCAGATCACCACGCGGTCCACCTTGTCGGGGGCTGCAATCGGGTCGATCTCGCCAATGACCGGCAGGAAGCGCGTGCCCGGCCCGAAATCCTTGAGTTCCGACACCGCCAGCTTGTGACGCAGCAGGGACTTCGGCGTCATGATGATCAGCGGCTTGCGGTAGTCGAGGAAGAGCTGGCGGCGCAGCGCGTGGAAGTAGTTGGCAGGCGTGGTGATGTTGCACACCCGCATGTTGTTCTCGGCGCACAACTGCAGGTAGCGCTCGAGGCGGGCGGAGGAATGCTCCGGCCCCTGCCCCTCATAACCGTGGGGCAGCAGCATCACGAGGCCCGACATGCGCAGCCACTTGGTCTCGCCCGAGGCAATGAACTGGTCGATGATGACCTGCGCGCCGTTGGCGAAGTCACCGAACTGCGCCTCCCACAGCACCAGTGCGTTGGGGTCGGCCAGCGAGTAGCCGTATTCAAAGCCCAGCACCCCGAATTCGGACAGCAGCGAGTTGTAGATCTCGATGGCCGCCTGATCCTTGGCGATGTTGTTGAGCGGCACGTAGGTGTTCTGGTTCACCTGATCGATCAGCACCGCATGGCGCTGGCTGAAGGTGCCGCGCTGGCAATCCTCGCCCGAAAGGCGGACATGGTGCTTGTCGAGCAGCAGCGTGCCGAAGCCCAGCGCCTCGCCCGTGGCCCAGTCGATGCCCGCGCCGGTCTCGAACATCTTCGCCTTGGCCTTGAGCTGGCGGATGATCTTGGGGTTGGCGTTGAAGTCATCGGGCACATGGGCCAGCGATGCGCCAACTTCCTTCAGCCGGTCGATGGCAACACCGGTTTCGGGCGCGGGCAGGGTCGTGTCGACCGGTGGCGGCTTGAGGCCCTTCCACGCACCTTCCAGCCAGTCGGCCTTGTTGGGCTTGTAGCCCTGTGCGGCCTGATAGGCCTGCTCGAGCCTGTTGTGGAAGCCATCCCACTCGGCGGTCACTTCAGCTTCGGTCACCACGCCTTCGCGCACAAGGCGGTCGGAATAGAGCGTGCGGATGGTAGGCCGCGCCGCGATGGCCTTGTACATGGTGGGCTGTGTGAAGGACGGCTCATCGGACTCGTTAT
This is a stretch of genomic DNA from Komagataeibacter xylinus. It encodes these proteins:
- a CDS encoding 2-oxoglutarate dehydrogenase E1 component, whose amino-acid sequence is MAGVDILSTAFSGANTAYLAELYARWVADPNSVDPSFASLFQELHEEGTEIVHDAEGASWAPRPHIITGDEPAPLPNGKAAGVTAESLKAAADDSLRATQLIRAFRVRGHLEARLDPLGLQVPKPHADLDPATYGFGPKDCDRPIYLGHIVASLIGSDTATINQVLDALRAVYCGPIGAEFMHIQDPEQRMWVQARLEGDNWRKGASPEQKKVILQQLTEAEGFESFCQKRYVGTKRFGLEGEDVTIPALHAIIDQAASGGVRSVAIGMPHRGRLNTLVNIVRKPYTAIFSEFAGVSFKPDDVQGSGDVKYHLGTSTDVEIGGTPVHISLQPNPSHLEAVDPVVIGKVRATQDDDDPHQRGRHMGVLLHGDAAFAGQGIVYETLAMSQLIGYRTGGTIHVVVNNQIGFTTVSVHSFSGLYCTDVAKAVQAPILHVNGDEPEAVIYCSRLAAEFRQKFASDVVLDIVGYRRHGHNESDEPSFTQPTMYKAIAARPTIRTLYSDRLVREGVVTEAEVTAEWDGFHNRLEQAYQAAQGYKPNKADWLEGAWKGLKPPPVDTTLPAPETGVAIDRLKEVGASLAHVPDDFNANPKIIRQLKAKAKMFETGAGIDWATGEALGFGTLLLDKHHVRLSGEDCQRGTFSQRHAVLIDQVNQNTYVPLNNIAKDQAAIEIYNSLLSEFGVLGFEYGYSLADPNALVLWEAQFGDFANGAQVIIDQFIASGETKWLRMSGLVMLLPHGYEGQGPEHSSARLERYLQLCAENNMRVCNITTPANYFHALRRQLFLDYRKPLIIMTPKSLLRHKLAVSELKDFGPGTRFLPVIGEIDPIAAPDKVDRVVICSGKVYYDLLAERRERKLDNVAILRLEQFYPFPAKMLGEELARYRQAKVIWCQEEPENMGGWTFVDRLIEGVLTDIGHKSTRPTFVGRVAAASPATGLAKVHVAEQAALVNKALGVSA